In Iodobacter fluviatilis, one DNA window encodes the following:
- the yidD gene encoding membrane protein insertion efficiency factor YidD has translation MRFILLLFIQIYKKYISPYKGFCCAYRAHTGRASCSTLGFRAIRRHGAFLGLAVLRQRMFRCGQAYQQHLNPYRHPQFQRGYCDLPCDIDMCDAMDCLSGCDWPRRKEKKNKHSPKP, from the coding sequence TTGCGTTTTATTCTGCTGTTATTTATTCAAATATATAAAAAGTACATTTCACCTTACAAAGGCTTTTGCTGCGCCTATCGCGCCCATACCGGTAGAGCCAGTTGCTCCACATTAGGTTTTCGTGCAATTCGCAGGCATGGCGCATTTTTAGGGCTTGCGGTATTAAGACAACGCATGTTTCGCTGTGGGCAGGCTTATCAGCAACACCTAAACCCATATCGACACCCCCAATTTCAGAGAGGATATTGCGATTTACCCTGTGATATAGATATGTGCGATGCAATGGATTGCCTGAGTGGCTGCGACTGGCCACGACGTAAAGAAAAGAAAAATAAACACTCACCCAAACCCTAG
- a CDS encoding MFS transporter translates to MPASPALITQLTWRTLLLPLALVLFEFSTYIANDMILPGMLAVTHEFNAGPQWIPTSMTAYLVGGASLQWLLGPLSDRIGRRPVMLTGVMFFICMCLLTLLTRTIEQFIVLRVFQGVGMCFIGAVGYALVQESFDEKTAIKVTALMANVAMIAPLLGPLAGAIMIEFAPWRMIFVLIAAVSFVAFVGLWHAMPTVTPAKANTPFTLNAVWQDYKKVFSNTHFLTGALAMGLCSVPLLTWIGISPVILIKDAGLSPIEFGYWQMPVFGALIIGNFTLAKLSNYLPVRRMIGLGLIPQLFGLGFCFVSMIIAPSHYISLVIGISFYAFGCGLVNAGLFRLVLFSSSVSKGTVAAAFGMITMGVYSLGIEGIKAGHLLAGNRFFATALLMVGAVFVIALKRFMDKHQRIEALKA, encoded by the coding sequence ATGCCCGCATCTCCCGCCCTTATTACGCAACTTACCTGGCGTACCCTGCTTTTGCCGCTGGCATTAGTATTATTTGAATTCTCTACCTATATCGCCAACGATATGATTTTGCCGGGCATGCTGGCGGTGACGCACGAATTTAACGCAGGGCCACAGTGGATACCCACCTCGATGACGGCTTATCTGGTCGGCGGAGCCTCATTGCAATGGCTGCTGGGCCCGCTATCCGACCGGATAGGCCGTAGGCCGGTGATGTTAACTGGGGTGATGTTTTTTATTTGCATGTGCTTACTCACCCTACTGACACGCACGATTGAACAATTTATTGTGCTGCGAGTTTTTCAGGGCGTAGGCATGTGTTTTATTGGCGCAGTGGGTTACGCGCTGGTGCAGGAATCCTTCGACGAAAAAACGGCCATTAAAGTAACCGCACTGATGGCCAATGTGGCAATGATTGCCCCTTTGCTTGGCCCTCTTGCGGGCGCAATCATGATTGAATTTGCGCCGTGGCGGATGATTTTTGTTTTAATTGCGGCCGTGTCTTTTGTCGCTTTTGTTGGCCTTTGGCACGCCATGCCAACGGTGACCCCTGCCAAGGCTAATACGCCGTTTACTTTAAATGCGGTCTGGCAAGATTACAAAAAAGTATTTAGCAATACGCATTTTTTAACCGGTGCATTAGCGATGGGTTTATGCAGCGTCCCCTTGCTGACTTGGATTGGCATTTCACCGGTTATCCTGATTAAAGACGCTGGCCTTTCCCCTATTGAATTTGGCTATTGGCAAATGCCCGTTTTCGGCGCTTTGATCATTGGCAATTTCACTCTGGCTAAATTAAGCAATTATTTGCCTGTGCGGCGCATGATTGGCCTTGGTTTGATTCCACAGCTTTTTGGGCTGGGTTTTTGCTTTGTTAGTATGATTATCGCGCCTAGTCACTATATATCCTTAGTGATTGGCATCAGCTTTTACGCTTTTGGCTGCGGGCTTGTGAATGCCGGCTTATTCAGGCTGGTACTGTTTTCCAGTAGCGTTAGCAAGGGCACGGTTGCTGCCGCTTTTGGCATGATCACTATGGGCGTTTACTCGCTGGGTATTGAAGGCATCAAGGCGGGACACTTACTGGCAGGCAACCGCTTTTTTGCTACTGCCCTGCTGATGGTGGGTGCGGTGTTTGTGATCGCACTCAAACGCTTTATGGATAAACATCAGCGCATTGAGGCGCTTAAAGCCTGA
- a CDS encoding GNAT family N-acetyltransferase, whose protein sequence is MTTFEKVKFQTSRLILRPLQETDAPALLAIFSDEKVMQYWSTPPWNSIEIAEALIARDLKAMAAGGYIRLGIERAEDHILIGNCTLFDLDKQCRRAEIGYGMAHSAWGKGYMHEALSALLDFGFSELKLNRIEADIDPRNLASAKSLERLGFSREGYLRERWIVDGVVSDTALYGLLVSDWHDRLKSNAQ, encoded by the coding sequence ATGACTACTTTTGAAAAAGTTAAATTTCAGACCAGTCGCTTAATATTGCGGCCACTGCAAGAAACGGATGCACCTGCATTACTGGCTATTTTTTCTGATGAAAAAGTAATGCAATACTGGAGCACCCCGCCCTGGAATTCTATTGAGATTGCAGAAGCGCTGATTGCCCGTGATTTAAAGGCCATGGCCGCAGGAGGCTATATTCGCTTGGGAATTGAGCGTGCAGAAGACCATATTTTAATTGGCAATTGCACGCTATTTGATCTGGATAAACAATGCCGCCGCGCAGAAATTGGCTACGGCATGGCGCACTCAGCTTGGGGCAAGGGCTATATGCATGAGGCACTGAGTGCTCTGCTTGATTTTGGTTTTTCAGAATTAAAATTAAACCGTATAGAGGCCGATATCGACCCTAGAAATTTGGCTTCCGCCAAAAGCTTAGAGCGCCTTGGCTTTAGCCGCGAAGGCTATTTGCGTGAGCGCTGGATTGTAGATGGCGTGGTATCTGATACGGCACTTTATGGGCTGTTAGTGAGTGACTGGCACGATCGCCTTAAATCCAACGCCCAATGA
- the modC gene encoding molybdenum ABC transporter ATP-binding protein, translated as MTGIQARFQLDWTNFQLDVDLDLPSHGITALFGPSGSGKTTLLRCIAGLERAKGRLLVNGEVWQDERHFLATHKRALGYVFQEASLFAHLSVLGNLRYGLQRIPAKQQVNLEQAIELLGITHLLERKPERLSGGERSRVGIARALALSPDILLMDEPLAALDVKRKQEILPYLERLHEELHIPVLYISHSPDEVARLADYLVVMEQGHVLASGPLVETLTRLDLPIHLGEDAGAILDVSVAELDAEWHLAKVIFSGGSLWTKDQGLPIGRKLRVRVLARDVSLAVEPPGKSSIQNILPGCVDALADDEHPGLVLVRVKVGDAMILARLTKKSAAMLNIRPGLQVWAQIKSVALME; from the coding sequence ATGACAGGAATTCAGGCACGCTTCCAACTTGACTGGACAAACTTTCAGCTAGATGTGGATTTAGACTTACCCAGCCATGGCATCACAGCTCTGTTCGGGCCTTCCGGCTCAGGCAAAACCACATTGCTGCGCTGTATTGCAGGGCTGGAGCGTGCCAAGGGCCGGCTTCTTGTGAATGGTGAAGTCTGGCAAGACGAGCGCCATTTTTTAGCCACACATAAGCGTGCGCTGGGTTATGTGTTTCAGGAAGCCAGCCTGTTTGCGCATCTCAGCGTATTGGGCAATCTGCGCTATGGGCTACAGCGCATTCCCGCCAAGCAGCAAGTCAACCTTGAGCAAGCGATCGAGCTGCTTGGTATTACCCATTTACTGGAGCGCAAACCCGAACGACTCTCTGGTGGAGAACGCAGCCGAGTTGGCATTGCTCGCGCCCTTGCGCTCAGCCCGGATATTTTGCTGATGGACGAGCCGCTGGCCGCGCTGGATGTAAAACGTAAACAAGAGATCCTGCCCTATCTGGAGCGCTTGCATGAAGAGTTGCATATTCCTGTGCTCTACATCAGTCACTCCCCAGATGAAGTGGCGCGGTTGGCAGATTATTTAGTAGTGATGGAGCAGGGCCATGTGCTCGCAAGTGGCCCACTAGTCGAAACGCTCACCCGCCTTGATCTGCCGATTCATCTTGGAGAAGACGCCGGAGCAATTTTGGATGTCAGCGTGGCCGAGCTAGATGCTGAATGGCATTTAGCCAAAGTGATCTTTTCAGGCGGCAGCCTGTGGACCAAAGATCAGGGCCTGCCGATTGGCCGTAAGCTGCGGGTACGCGTGCTCGCCAGAGATGTCAGCCTGGCCGTTGAGCCGCCGGGTAAAAGCAGCATCCAGAATATTTTACCGGGCTGTGTTGATGCTCTTGCCGACGATGAACACCCCGGCCTTGTGCTGGTCAGGGTAAAAGTGGGCGATGCCATGATTCTGGCAAGGCTGACCAAGAAATCGGCCGCTATGCTCAATATCCGCCCCGGGCTGCAGGTATGGGCGCAGATTAAATCCGTTGCACTGATGGAGTAA
- the modA gene encoding molybdate ABC transporter substrate-binding protein has translation MTTPHFFAAAMVCISIPAFADDVQVAVAANFAGPMQKIAVLFEQSSGHKLLLSSGATGKFYAQIKNGAPFEVLLAADNETPARLEKEGLATYRFTYAIGKLVLWSAKANYIDDKGEILKKGSFAHLAIANPKLAPYGLAASETLKALGIFDDLAAKFVTGENIAQTHQFIASGSADLGFIAMSQAFDGGKLKSGSVWIVPPSLYSEIRQDAVLLNKGKGKPAAEALLKFLQSAPAKAIINASGYSI, from the coding sequence ATGACTACCCCACATTTTTTTGCGGCTGCCATGGTCTGCATTTCTATTCCGGCTTTTGCTGATGATGTTCAAGTAGCGGTTGCGGCTAATTTTGCAGGGCCGATGCAAAAGATTGCAGTGCTGTTTGAGCAAAGTAGTGGTCACAAACTCCTGCTTTCCAGCGGGGCAACGGGCAAGTTTTATGCGCAGATTAAAAATGGTGCGCCTTTTGAGGTTTTACTCGCCGCGGATAATGAAACCCCCGCTAGGCTAGAAAAAGAAGGCTTAGCCACGTATCGCTTCACCTACGCCATTGGCAAGCTGGTGCTATGGAGTGCAAAAGCCAATTACATTGACGATAAAGGTGAGATTCTTAAAAAAGGCAGCTTTGCTCACCTTGCCATCGCCAATCCTAAACTTGCTCCCTATGGATTAGCCGCGAGCGAGACACTAAAAGCGCTCGGTATTTTCGATGACTTGGCCGCTAAATTTGTGACGGGCGAAAATATTGCGCAAACCCATCAGTTTATTGCCTCTGGCAGTGCAGATCTGGGTTTTATTGCGATGTCGCAAGCATTTGACGGGGGCAAGCTTAAAAGCGGATCCGTATGGATTGTGCCGCCGTCTTTATATTCAGAGATAAGGCAAGATGCGGTCTTGCTCAACAAGGGAAAAGGTAAGCCTGCGGCTGAGGCGCTGCTTAAGTTTTTACAATCAGCCCCAGCCAAAGCCATCATTAATGCGTCCGGGTATTCGATTTAA
- a CDS encoding class IV adenylate cyclase: protein MTQDDTFFPCPNGRLKLRSFSATSGVLIFYRRSNHAGPKESYFQTTETNSPDALRLTLAEAYGQAGRMIKQRTVYKVGRSRIHLDKVQGLGDFLELEVVLSEDESQTTGIQEAEALMQQLGIRPGQLIDVVYVDLLTSSHLHHN from the coding sequence ATCACACAGGACGACACTTTTTTCCCTTGCCCCAATGGCAGATTAAAATTACGCTCATTTTCAGCCACAAGTGGCGTATTGATTTTTTATCGCCGCAGCAACCATGCAGGGCCGAAGGAATCTTACTTTCAAACCACAGAAACAAACTCGCCTGATGCTCTGCGCCTTACTCTGGCGGAAGCTTATGGACAAGCGGGTCGCATGATCAAACAACGTACTGTTTATAAAGTGGGCCGCAGCCGTATTCACTTGGACAAAGTTCAAGGCTTAGGTGATTTTCTTGAGTTGGAAGTAGTTCTAAGCGAAGATGAAAGCCAGACAACAGGAATACAAGAAGCAGAGGCTCTGATGCAGCAATTAGGTATCCGGCCCGGCCAGCTGATTGATGTGGTTTATGTCGATTTACTAACATCAAGCCATCTTCATCACAACTAA
- a CDS encoding YkvA family protein, which yields MTAAHHYSDNDFWQKLKSFALKAGKEVIEKALWLYYAAQRPETPTWAKTIIFGALAYFILPLDAVPDVIPVAGYSDDLGALAAAIGMVSMYITAEIKEQAAQKLQQWFS from the coding sequence ATGACTGCAGCACACCACTACTCTGACAACGACTTCTGGCAAAAGCTCAAGTCGTTTGCCCTTAAAGCAGGAAAGGAAGTCATAGAAAAAGCACTCTGGCTTTATTACGCAGCGCAGCGCCCTGAAACACCTACCTGGGCCAAAACCATTATTTTTGGTGCCCTTGCCTATTTTATTTTGCCTTTAGATGCCGTTCCTGATGTCATTCCTGTTGCAGGCTACAGCGATGACTTAGGTGCGCTCGCTGCCGCAATTGGCATGGTGTCCATGTATATCACTGCGGAGATTAAAGAGCAGGCCGCGCAAAAATTGCAGCAGTGGTTTTCATAG
- a CDS encoding alpha/beta fold hydrolase encodes MKIAIRHDVQLFVDVEGSSLVADGTQMREKPTLILLHGGPGYDHTGFKPAFSQLADIAQIIYYDHRGHGRSNPRPMAELTLDHFADDLVALCSALGISKPIVLGQSFGGFVAQHYLAKYPDHPSKVILSSTSAALNLERKLAMFEQLGGPAAREAALQFWSSPNTATLAPYQQICKPLYSTHKAAARRSSSNHDILLTWAATEQQTMNLLPGLAKAQCPVLVLAGELDPVCPLEDAKDITQALPSEWMQFTQFAGCGHGVWRDDPEAAFARIREFITESKP; translated from the coding sequence ATGAAAATAGCCATCCGTCACGATGTGCAATTATTTGTTGATGTCGAAGGCTCAAGCCTTGTGGCTGATGGCACGCAAATGCGCGAAAAACCGACACTCATCCTATTGCATGGCGGCCCAGGCTACGATCACACCGGCTTTAAACCTGCATTCAGCCAGCTTGCCGATATTGCACAGATTATTTATTACGACCATCGTGGGCATGGTCGCAGCAATCCGCGCCCGATGGCAGAGCTGACACTAGATCACTTTGCCGATGATTTGGTGGCGCTTTGCTCTGCGCTGGGCATCAGCAAGCCGATTGTTTTAGGACAATCTTTTGGCGGCTTTGTGGCCCAACATTATTTAGCCAAATACCCGGACCACCCTAGCAAGGTGATTTTATCCAGCACGTCAGCCGCGCTTAATTTGGAACGTAAACTCGCCATGTTCGAGCAATTAGGTGGCCCGGCAGCAAGAGAGGCAGCCTTGCAGTTTTGGAGCTCGCCCAACACGGCCACACTGGCGCCCTACCAGCAAATCTGTAAGCCGCTTTATTCCACACATAAGGCAGCGGCAAGGCGCAGCAGCTCCAATCACGATATTTTACTGACGTGGGCTGCTACAGAGCAGCAGACCATGAACTTATTGCCTGGCCTTGCAAAAGCACAATGCCCGGTACTCGTCCTTGCCGGTGAACTGGATCCTGTATGCCCGCTGGAAGACGCGAAAGATATTACCCAAGCACTACCCAGCGAGTGGATGCAATTTACGCAATTTGCTGGCTGTGGTCACGGCGTATGGCGGGATGATCCTGAGGCTGCTTTTGCGAGGATTAGGGAATTTATTACAGAAAGTAAGCCTTAA
- a CDS encoding VOC family protein: MSRKIFVNLPVKNLEASLGFFQSLGFSFNPQYSDSSASCMIVSDDIFVMLLNETRFQTFTPKPLCNAHTHTEMLLCLSCDSHKEVDEIVTKAVAAGGATYNDPQDHGFMYAHGFQDLDGHIWELVFMANPL; the protein is encoded by the coding sequence ATGAGCCGCAAAATTTTCGTTAATCTGCCTGTAAAAAACCTCGAAGCATCCCTTGGTTTTTTCCAATCGCTGGGTTTTAGTTTCAACCCTCAGTATTCTGACAGCAGTGCCAGCTGTATGATTGTTTCGGATGATATTTTTGTCATGCTGTTAAACGAAACCAGATTTCAAACCTTTACGCCCAAGCCCCTTTGTAATGCGCATACCCACACCGAGATGCTACTGTGCCTGTCGTGCGATAGCCACAAAGAAGTCGATGAAATAGTGACCAAAGCAGTAGCCGCAGGTGGCGCTACCTATAACGACCCGCAGGATCATGGTTTTATGTACGCACATGGCTTTCAGGATTTAGACGGGCATATCTGGGAGCTGGTCTTTATGGCAAACCCCCTTTAA
- a CDS encoding pyridoxine 5'-phosphate synthase, whose product MTTSIHPCALSVNVNKVALLRNTRHLGIPSVAKAAQICLAAGAQGITVHPRPDARHIRSNDVSDLAALLKSWPQAEYNIEGNPTQNLMDFIREYRPHQATFVPDSEAQFTSNTGWNLPADMDRLRPLIAECKALGVRVSLFMDPSPAAMPFVAELGADRIELYTETYANAYGTETEEQVLAGFTATAEAALGLGLGINAGHDLNRDNLTRFLRAVPGVQEVSIGHAFIADALELGYTQTVSEYLQCIQKAYD is encoded by the coding sequence ATGACAACGTCAATTCATCCCTGCGCCCTCTCTGTCAATGTTAACAAAGTAGCGCTGCTACGCAATACCCGCCACTTGGGTATCCCTAGTGTGGCGAAAGCTGCGCAAATTTGCCTTGCTGCTGGTGCTCAGGGTATTACCGTTCATCCCCGCCCCGATGCTCGTCATATTCGCAGCAATGATGTCAGTGATCTGGCCGCCTTACTTAAAAGCTGGCCGCAGGCCGAATACAATATTGAAGGCAACCCTACTCAAAACCTGATGGATTTTATCCGTGAATACCGCCCCCATCAGGCCACCTTTGTGCCCGACAGCGAAGCGCAATTCACCTCGAACACAGGTTGGAACTTACCCGCCGACATGGATCGTTTACGCCCACTGATCGCAGAATGCAAAGCGCTGGGCGTGCGCGTCAGCCTCTTTATGGACCCTAGCCCTGCGGCAATGCCCTTTGTAGCAGAGCTGGGTGCTGATCGTATCGAGCTTTACACCGAAACCTACGCCAATGCTTACGGCACAGAGACAGAAGAGCAGGTTTTAGCAGGCTTTACAGCCACCGCAGAGGCGGCTCTGGGCCTAGGGCTGGGGATCAATGCTGGGCATGATTTAAACCGTGACAATTTAACCCGTTTTCTGCGGGCAGTACCCGGTGTACAAGAAGTCTCGATCGGCCACGCCTTTATTGCTGATGCACTGGAGCTGGGATATACGCAAACGGTAAGCGAATACCTGCAGTGCATTCAGAAGGCTTACGATTAA
- a CDS encoding GyrI-like domain-containing protein, translating into MNFIQPIRFELGHPMLLAGLRHQHGFAESIKSQPEQWQRFHLLLPLAGQQGSNIYGVMCGHDPVHGFEYMCCAEVASLQDLPADMGRMRISSQQYAVFNHSGPLAQLGAIWGAICNEWLPHSAYQSAHKPDFEIYDAAFNWDTGMGEIEIWISITDK; encoded by the coding sequence TTGAACTTTATACAACCCATACGGTTTGAACTGGGCCACCCCATGCTGCTGGCTGGCTTAAGGCATCAGCATGGCTTTGCTGAATCGATCAAAAGCCAGCCTGAGCAATGGCAGCGATTTCACTTGCTTTTGCCCCTTGCGGGCCAGCAAGGCTCAAATATTTATGGTGTTATGTGCGGGCATGATCCGGTGCATGGCTTTGAATACATGTGCTGTGCTGAGGTCGCATCATTACAGGACTTACCGGCTGATATGGGACGAATGCGGATTTCCAGTCAGCAATATGCCGTTTTTAATCACAGTGGCCCCCTTGCACAGTTGGGCGCAATTTGGGGGGCGATTTGCAATGAATGGCTGCCGCACTCTGCTTATCAATCCGCGCATAAACCAGATTTTGAAATTTATGATGCAGCGTTTAACTGGGATACAGGGATGGGCGAGATTGAAATCTGGATTTCAATTACGGATAAATAA
- a CDS encoding GFA family protein: MVYKGSCHCGQIAFSAEGKIDSALACNCSICSRKGSLLWFVPSDQFTLHTPEEALSTYTFNQHLIKHHFCPNCGIHPYGEGADPQGNRVLAINLRCLEDIDLAAIPVHHYDGKSL; this comes from the coding sequence ATGGTTTATAAAGGCAGTTGTCACTGTGGTCAGATTGCGTTCAGTGCAGAAGGCAAAATTGACAGCGCACTCGCTTGCAATTGCTCAATCTGCTCACGCAAAGGCTCTTTATTATGGTTTGTGCCGAGCGATCAATTCACCCTTCATACACCGGAAGAAGCCCTCAGCACTTACACTTTTAATCAGCACTTGATTAAACACCATTTCTGCCCAAACTGCGGTATTCACCCCTATGGCGAAGGCGCAGACCCTCAGGGTAATCGTGTACTCGCGATCAATTTACGTTGTCTAGAAGACATCGATCTGGCCGCCATTCCTGTGCATCACTATGACGGCAAATCCTTATAA
- the modB gene encoding molybdate ABC transporter permease subunit: MLLTESDLQAIWLTLRLASMVTLILLIIGTPIAWWLARSQKWWKGPVAAVVALPLVLPPSVLGFYLLLAMGPHGPVGQLTQSLGIGLLPFTFWGLVIASVFYSLPFMVQPLQTAFEAVGERPLEVAATLRASPLDAFFTIVVPLSFPGFMTASILTFAHTVGEFGVVLMIGGNIPGVSRVVSVQIYDHVEAMDYLQAHRLSAVMLAFSFFVLLAMYIWRPSRGVK; the protein is encoded by the coding sequence ATGCTTCTGACTGAAAGTGATTTGCAAGCCATCTGGCTGACGCTAAGGCTAGCAAGTATGGTGACCTTGATTTTGCTGATCATCGGCACCCCAATTGCATGGTGGCTGGCGCGCAGCCAAAAATGGTGGAAGGGGCCGGTAGCTGCCGTGGTGGCGCTGCCGCTGGTTTTGCCGCCGTCTGTGCTGGGCTTTTATCTGCTACTGGCAATGGGGCCGCATGGGCCTGTCGGACAGCTTACTCAATCATTAGGGATTGGGCTGCTGCCCTTTACTTTTTGGGGGCTAGTCATTGCTTCGGTCTTTTACTCTCTGCCATTTATGGTGCAGCCGCTGCAAACCGCATTTGAGGCAGTAGGAGAACGCCCGCTGGAAGTGGCCGCCACCTTACGCGCTTCACCGCTGGACGCTTTCTTTACCATTGTGGTCCCCCTTTCGTTTCCGGGTTTTATGACAGCAAGTATTCTGACCTTTGCTCATACTGTGGGGGAATTTGGCGTCGTACTGATGATAGGCGGCAATATCCCCGGCGTTAGCCGCGTGGTTTCGGTGCAGATTTATGATCATGTGGAAGCAATGGATTATCTGCAGGCGCATCGCCTCTCTGCCGTTATGTTAGCGTTTTCCTTTTTTGTGCTGCTGGCGATGTATATCTGGCGACCGAGTAGAGGCGTGAAATGA
- a CDS encoding DHCW motif cupin fold protein, with protein MKISHIPFGTTDWSVIERTEHPGEKGVAYWRTQHFSDLRVRMVEYSAGYLADHWCSKGHILLCLEGELHTELEDGRRFILSAGMSYQVADQAEPHRSSTVFGAKLFIVD; from the coding sequence ATGAAAATCTCCCACATCCCTTTTGGCACCACCGACTGGTCAGTAATTGAACGCACCGAGCACCCCGGCGAAAAAGGCGTTGCTTATTGGCGCACCCAGCATTTTAGCGATCTGCGGGTACGTATGGTGGAATACAGCGCAGGCTATTTAGCAGACCATTGGTGCAGCAAAGGCCATATTTTGCTTTGCCTAGAAGGAGAGCTACACACCGAGCTTGAAGATGGCCGCCGTTTTATCTTAAGCGCAGGCATGAGCTATCAAGTTGCAGATCAGGCTGAGCCACATCGCTCTTCTACTGTATTTGGAGCTAAATTATTTATTGTCGATTGA
- a CDS encoding FKBP-type peptidyl-prolyl cis-trans isomerase: protein MSNELKIEDIQLGEGKEAVRGALITTQYRGFLEDGTQFDSSYDRGAPFKCVIGTGRVIKGWDQGLMGMKVGGKRKLWVPAHLAYGERQIGEHIKPNSNLIFELELLEVLTRDE, encoded by the coding sequence ATGAGTAATGAACTGAAAATTGAAGATATACAGCTGGGTGAAGGTAAAGAAGCGGTGAGGGGGGCTTTAATTACTACTCAATATCGTGGTTTTTTGGAAGATGGTACGCAGTTTGATTCTTCCTATGATAGGGGGGCGCCGTTTAAATGTGTGATTGGCACCGGGCGCGTGATTAAGGGCTGGGATCAGGGTTTGATGGGGATGAAGGTGGGCGGCAAGCGTAAGCTTTGGGTGCCTGCTCATCTGGCCTATGGCGAGCGGCAAATCGGCGAGCATATCAAGCCAAATTCTAATTTGATTTTTGAATTGGAATTATTAGAAGTGCTGACGCGTGATGAGTAA
- a CDS encoding DUF1801 domain-containing protein, producing the protein MSDEKIAQLLRDICLNNPELHTQVQSIRKLIYSLIPQASERVMYGGLIFADTAPFCGVFAYTRHISLEFSRGCDLEDPHHVLEGKGKIRRHIKIQQAADLEAKHLSAYLLAAHQNSLK; encoded by the coding sequence ATGAGCGATGAAAAAATAGCGCAGCTACTCCGCGACATTTGCCTAAATAACCCTGAGCTACATACGCAGGTGCAATCTATTCGAAAACTGATTTATTCGCTGATTCCCCAAGCCAGTGAGCGTGTTATGTATGGTGGTTTAATCTTTGCTGATACTGCCCCGTTTTGTGGCGTATTTGCTTATACCCGCCATATTAGCCTTGAATTTAGCCGAGGCTGTGATCTAGAAGACCCCCATCACGTATTGGAAGGTAAAGGCAAAATCCGTCGCCATATCAAAATACAGCAAGCGGCTGATCTTGAAGCAAAGCATTTAAGCGCTTATCTATTAGCAGCACATCAAAATAGCCTGAAATAA
- a CDS encoding HAD-IA family hydrolase, whose protein sequence is MAQLLFDLDGTISDPFTGISRSINYALESRGYPQQAGASLAQYIGPPLDVSFKLITGVNDDAEIAALVAKYRERYAEVGYSENTLYPGIVEALQMLRTQNIPMGICTSKRADFADKILNLFGISDYFDFISGGDIGIHKWQQIESLLASQSISRQTLMIGDRAVDLQAAHINGLNACGVLWGYGSLGELEAESPSCILTKTKELGLLIRHDMIVQPSF, encoded by the coding sequence ATGGCTCAGCTTTTATTTGATTTAGACGGCACAATCAGTGATCCATTTACTGGGATTTCACGTTCGATTAATTACGCACTTGAATCACGGGGGTATCCGCAGCAAGCCGGGGCATCGCTGGCGCAGTATATTGGCCCGCCCTTGGATGTATCCTTCAAACTCATTACAGGTGTGAATGATGATGCAGAAATTGCTGCGCTGGTCGCCAAATACCGCGAACGCTACGCCGAAGTGGGTTATTCAGAAAACACGCTCTACCCAGGTATCGTAGAAGCACTGCAAATGCTGAGGACACAGAATATCCCCATGGGAATTTGCACCTCTAAACGTGCCGATTTCGCCGATAAAATTCTGAACCTATTTGGCATCAGCGATTACTTTGATTTTATCAGCGGTGGTGATATTGGCATCCATAAATGGCAGCAGATTGAATCTTTGCTCGCCAGCCAGTCGATCAGCCGGCAAACACTGATGATTGGCGATCGTGCCGTTGATTTGCAAGCCGCGCATATCAATGGTTTAAATGCCTGTGGTGTACTCTGGGGCTATGGCTCTTTGGGCGAGCTTGAGGCAGAATCCCCTTCTTGCATCCTTACAAAAACGAAAGAGCTTGGGCTTTTGATCCGCCATGACATGATTGTTCAGCCCTCTTTCTAG